From the Pseudomonadota bacterium genome, one window contains:
- a CDS encoding RsbRD N-terminal domain-containing protein, which produces MQLLQLFREKEGGIVKKWVDHIFSEFPSESLRFLNNKSDRFANPLGHNFTAGLAELFRALGSDVDVDITPALEQLMKLRAVQKEHTPSESLSFIFEVKRIFRSECRKEWSAELEQQWPDFEARVDKLALQGFDLYMASRERLFNVRMHELRSGRGEIVDRARCPSAMLREEMKLKEKS; this is translated from the coding sequence ATGCAGCTTTTGCAGTTGTTCAGGGAGAAGGAGGGGGGGATTGTAAAAAAATGGGTCGACCATATTTTTTCCGAGTTCCCTTCTGAGTCACTTAGATTTCTTAACAATAAATCTGATCGATTTGCCAACCCGCTGGGGCATAATTTTACTGCAGGGCTGGCAGAACTTTTCAGAGCCCTGGGGTCGGATGTGGATGTAGATATCACACCCGCCCTTGAGCAGTTGATGAAACTAAGGGCGGTTCAGAAAGAACACACCCCTTCCGAGTCGTTAAGCTTTATTTTTGAAGTAAAAAGAATCTTCAGGAGCGAATGCCGCAAGGAGTGGTCCGCTGAGCTTGAACAGCAATGGCCTGATTTTGAAGCCAGGGTGGACAAGCTGGCTCTTCAGGGTTTTGATCTGTACATGGCCAGTCGTGAAAGGTTGTTCAATGTCCGCATGCATGAACTGCGAAGCGGACGCGGTGAAATAGTTGATCGGGCGAGATGTCCATCCGCGATGTTGCGGGAAGAGATGAAGTTGAAGGAAAAAAGTTAA
- the dsrM gene encoding sulfate reduction electron transfer complex DsrMKJOP subunit DsrM, with protein MKVLKALGIVLVLMALAYVGVMLPGGRTLFGVVFPYLALAIFIIFFIAKVVGWAKSPVPFRIPTTSGQANSLPWIKQNKLDCPSTTAGVIGRMVLEIFAFRSLFKNTRAEIHEGPKLAYGSSKFLWLFGIMFHYSFLLIVLRHLRLFTDPIPAFVHALEFGDGFLQVGAPTLYITDLVFIGALTFLFLRRLVLPAIRYISLPADYFPLFLILGIGITGVLMRYFVRVDVVSIKMLTHGLATFQPVISENVSGLFFVHLFLVASLLAYFPFSKLMHLGGVFLSPTRNLANNSRMVRHINPWNDPSIKPHSYASYEDEFREFMVDAGLPVDKELPPAPAEEVAPAEGGASAESE; from the coding sequence ATGAAAGTCCTGAAAGCTTTAGGTATTGTCCTGGTGCTGATGGCGTTGGCCTATGTGGGCGTTATGTTGCCCGGCGGGCGAACGCTGTTCGGGGTCGTCTTCCCGTACCTGGCCCTGGCCATATTCATCATCTTCTTCATCGCCAAGGTGGTGGGCTGGGCTAAGTCTCCTGTACCATTCAGGATCCCGACCACCAGTGGCCAGGCGAACTCTCTGCCGTGGATCAAACAGAACAAGCTGGATTGCCCTTCAACCACTGCAGGGGTGATCGGCAGGATGGTGCTGGAGATCTTCGCTTTCCGGTCACTGTTTAAAAACACCCGGGCGGAGATTCACGAAGGACCGAAACTTGCCTACGGGAGCAGTAAGTTCCTCTGGCTGTTCGGGATCATGTTTCATTATTCGTTCCTGTTGATCGTTCTTCGCCACCTGCGCCTCTTCACCGACCCGATTCCCGCTTTTGTTCACGCGCTGGAATTTGGCGACGGTTTTCTGCAGGTGGGGGCGCCCACCCTGTACATTACCGATCTGGTATTCATCGGGGCGCTGACCTTTCTTTTCCTGCGTAGACTTGTTCTTCCCGCTATCCGCTACATATCCCTGCCGGCAGATTATTTTCCGCTTTTCCTGATTCTCGGCATCGGTATCACCGGGGTGTTGATGCGGTACTTTGTCCGGGTTGATGTCGTCAGCATCAAGATGCTGACTCATGGTCTGGCAACTTTTCAGCCGGTTATATCTGAAAATGTCAGCGGCCTATTCTTTGTCCATCTTTTTCTGGTCGCGTCCCTTCTTGCCTATTTCCCATTCAGCAAGTTGATGCATCTGGGCGGGGTGTTTTTAAGTCCGACCAGGAATCTTGCCAACAACAGCCGTATGGTGAGACATATCAATCCCTGGAATGATCCCTCCATCAAACCCCATTCTTATGCCAGTTATGAAGATGAGTTCCGGGAGTTTATGGTAGATGCGGGTCTGCCTGTCGATAAAGAGTTGCCGCCAGCGCCAGCTGAGGAAGTGGCTCCAGCGGAAGGTGGAGCGTCGGCGGAATCTGAATGA
- a CDS encoding (Fe-S)-binding protein, with protein MTGAVPKKDWMDTPAVFKPGNYCYPGKESMAAYHGKNLPGKFGPARVWDVESDDWKLVDNWQQILLEGMKERLEKFRSFKIFMDCCVRCGACADKCHFFLGTGDPKNMPVLRAELLRSVYRNDFTTAGKILGSLAGGREMTFEVLKEWFMYFYQCTECRRCSVFCPYGIDTAEITMMGRELLHLVGVNTNWILEPAANSNRTGNHLGLQPHTFKENAEFLLDDIEEVTGIRLNSLTFNRKGAEILFVIPSADVFADPGIFTFMGYLLLFDHIGLDYTISTYSSEGGNFGLFTNNELMKKLNGKMYAEAKRLGVKWILGGECGHMWRVIHQYMDTMNGPADFLEVPKSPITGTVFENAASTKMVHISEFTADLIKHDKLKLDKSRNDHRIVTFHDSCNPARAMGLLDEPRYILENVCNNFHDMPENTIREQTFCCGSGTGLNTGEIMDLRMRAGLPRANAVKYVEEKYGVNMLACVCAIDRATLLALMQYWNPNVEVCGVSELVGNALIMDGEKERDSGLRFEPLAANEGETDV; from the coding sequence ATGACGGGCGCCGTCCCGAAGAAGGACTGGATGGATACGCCGGCAGTGTTCAAGCCGGGGAACTACTGTTACCCGGGCAAGGAAAGCATGGCAGCGTATCATGGCAAAAATCTTCCCGGGAAATTCGGTCCGGCTCGCGTCTGGGATGTTGAGAGTGATGACTGGAAGCTGGTGGATAACTGGCAGCAGATCCTCCTCGAGGGGATGAAGGAGCGGCTGGAAAAGTTCCGTTCTTTCAAAATCTTCATGGACTGCTGTGTGCGTTGTGGTGCCTGTGCCGACAAATGTCACTTTTTTCTTGGCACCGGAGACCCCAAAAACATGCCGGTACTGCGGGCCGAACTATTGCGGTCGGTCTACCGGAATGATTTTACCACCGCCGGAAAAATCCTTGGCAGCCTCGCCGGCGGCAGGGAGATGACCTTTGAGGTTCTTAAAGAGTGGTTCATGTATTTCTACCAGTGTACTGAATGCCGGCGTTGTTCAGTATTCTGCCCCTATGGGATTGATACAGCCGAAATTACCATGATGGGACGTGAGCTTCTCCATCTGGTCGGAGTCAATACCAACTGGATCCTTGAGCCTGCGGCAAATTCCAACCGGACAGGGAACCATCTCGGTCTCCAGCCGCACACCTTTAAAGAGAATGCTGAATTCCTTCTTGATGATATCGAGGAAGTGACCGGCATAAGACTGAACAGCCTTACATTCAACCGGAAGGGAGCTGAAATCCTTTTTGTAATTCCTTCGGCCGATGTATTTGCAGATCCCGGCATCTTCACCTTCATGGGCTATCTGCTTCTTTTCGATCATATCGGTCTGGATTATACGATCAGTACCTATTCTTCCGAGGGTGGCAACTTCGGGCTCTTCACCAACAACGAGCTGATGAAGAAACTGAACGGCAAGATGTATGCCGAGGCCAAAAGACTTGGGGTTAAATGGATCCTGGGCGGTGAATGTGGTCATATGTGGAGAGTTATCCATCAGTATATGGATACCATGAACGGCCCTGCCGATTTTCTTGAGGTCCCGAAATCACCGATCACCGGCACCGTGTTTGAAAACGCCGCTTCCACCAAGATGGTTCATATCAGTGAATTTACTGCCGATCTTATCAAGCACGACAAGTTGAAGCTCGATAAGTCCCGGAACGATCACCGGATAGTCACTTTCCATGATTCCTGTAATCCTGCCCGGGCCATGGGTTTGCTCGATGAACCACGTTACATACTTGAGAATGTTTGCAATAATTTCCACGATATGCCTGAAAACACAATCCGGGAACAGACTTTCTGCTGCGGTAGCGGCACCGGTCTGAACACCGGTGAGATCATGGATCTGAGGATGCGGGCTGGTCTGCCGCGCGCCAACGCGGTAAAGTACGTTGAAGAAAAGTACGGTGTCAATATGCTTGCTTGTGTTTGTGCAATTGACCGTGCCACTCTTCTGGCCCTGATGCAATATTGGAATCCGAACGTTGAGGTGTGCGGTGTTTCCGAATTGGTCGGAAATGCTCTCATCATGGACGGGGAAAAAGAGAGAGATTCCGGACTCCGGTTCGAGCCTCTCGCAGCAAATGAGGGTGAAACAGATGTATGA
- the dsrJ gene encoding sulfate reduction electron transfer complex DsrMKJOP subunit DsrJ yields the protein MYDKGKIITGLIVFVGLITFPIWYGFGSAGHLPNPEKPKNAKECVEAVDYMRTSHMQLLNEWRDDIVRSGGTRAGITHDGTEYIRSLQKGCMKCHTNKAKFCDECHTYTAVKPYCWDCHIQPKEAN from the coding sequence ATGTATGATAAAGGAAAGATCATAACCGGTCTGATCGTCTTTGTGGGCCTGATCACATTCCCGATCTGGTACGGTTTCGGCAGTGCCGGCCATCTGCCGAACCCGGAGAAGCCGAAGAACGCCAAGGAATGTGTAGAAGCAGTGGATTATATGCGTACGTCTCATATGCAGCTCTTGAATGAGTGGCGGGATGATATTGTCAGAAGTGGCGGGACCCGTGCTGGGATTACCCATGACGGGACTGAATATATTCGGAGTCTGCAGAAGGGTTGCATGAAGTGTCACACCAACAAAGCAAAATTCTGTGACGAGTGCCATACCTATACAGCTGTAAAACCTTACTGCTGGGACTGCCACATCCAGCCTAAGGAGGCGAACTGA
- a CDS encoding 4Fe-4S dicluster domain-containing protein, giving the protein MDNSRRKFLKLAGVSAIAGIAAPAAFNSLLKGEAFASGGGSGHGEDKAPTGKRYGFVVDVQKFAADKDLAQRCINACHTTHNVPDFGKDNKKDEIKWIWTETFGHAFPDHSQYKKNTQLVDLPIMTFCNHCDNPPCVRACPTKATFKNADGMVLMDFHRCIGCRFCMAACPYGARSFNWRNPAVKNEDGSYKYIRRPNLDFPTRMRGVVEKCNMCAERLAEGKQPACVDACRPTDGIIFGDLNDPNSEVSKVLREKFTIQRKPALGTKPSIFYII; this is encoded by the coding sequence ATGGATAACAGCAGAAGAAAATTTCTTAAACTGGCCGGAGTTTCAGCAATAGCCGGCATTGCAGCACCTGCAGCATTCAATTCCTTGTTGAAAGGCGAGGCATTTGCTTCAGGCGGCGGTAGCGGCCACGGGGAAGATAAAGCGCCAACCGGTAAGCGATATGGATTTGTAGTGGATGTTCAGAAATTCGCCGCCGATAAAGATCTTGCCCAGCGCTGTATCAATGCGTGCCATACCACCCATAATGTCCCGGACTTCGGGAAGGACAACAAGAAGGATGAGATCAAATGGATCTGGACGGAGACCTTTGGTCATGCATTTCCCGATCACAGTCAATATAAAAAGAATACGCAGCTTGTCGATCTGCCGATTATGACTTTCTGTAACCATTGCGACAATCCTCCTTGTGTAAGGGCTTGTCCGACCAAGGCGACTTTCAAGAATGCTGACGGAATGGTGTTGATGGATTTTCATCGTTGCATCGGGTGCCGGTTCTGTATGGCGGCCTGTCCCTATGGGGCGAGGAGCTTCAACTGGCGGAATCCCGCAGTTAAGAATGAAGACGGATCATACAAGTATATTCGTCGCCCGAATCTTGATTTTCCCACCAGAATGCGGGGTGTGGTCGAGAAATGCAATATGTGCGCCGAGAGACTGGCCGAAGGCAAACAGCCTGCCTGTGTCGATGCCTGCCGGCCAACTGACGGCATTATTTTTGGCGACTTGAATGACCCGAATTCTGAGGTGTCAAAGGTTTTGAGGGAGAAATTTACCATTCAGCGGAAACCGGCGCTTGGGACCAAGCCGTCGATTTTCTATATAATATGA
- the nrfD gene encoding polysulfide reductase NrfD: MIEKALSGNRLYWTWLAILLAIMGVGGLCYVQQFNYGLGITGMSRDVSWGLYISQFTFLVGVAAGGVMLVLPYYLHNYKVFGRITILGEFMAVAAVSMCLMFILADLGQPMRALNVLLHPTPNSILFWDMIVLNVYLFLNIVGGWVILNAEKKEVPPPKWVKALIYISIPWAISIHTVTAFLYCGLPGRHYWLTAILAPRFLASAFAAGPALLVICALILRRYTAFDAGKEAINKLVTIITYAAILNFFFVGLELFVGYYSNIPGHMHTLDYLFFGHEDGGVLYDNLVGPMRFSMFIGMAATIALLFPKMRDSYCKIGWLCGAIFLSLWIDKGLGLVLGGFVPSPLDYYVEYYPTAIELGITAAVWATGAFILTVLYKVAISVKLTKEA; this comes from the coding sequence ATGATTGAAAAAGCACTATCTGGAAACAGATTATACTGGACATGGCTGGCTATTCTCCTCGCCATAATGGGTGTGGGGGGCTTGTGCTACGTTCAGCAGTTCAACTACGGTCTCGGGATAACCGGTATGAGCCGGGATGTCTCATGGGGACTGTATATTTCCCAGTTCACCTTCCTGGTTGGAGTTGCCGCCGGAGGAGTTATGCTGGTGCTGCCTTACTACCTGCATAATTACAAGGTGTTCGGGAGGATTACGATCCTGGGTGAATTCATGGCCGTGGCAGCGGTTTCCATGTGCCTGATGTTTATTCTTGCCGATCTCGGTCAGCCGATGCGGGCATTGAACGTTCTTCTGCATCCGACTCCAAACTCTATTCTTTTTTGGGACATGATCGTTCTGAACGTCTATTTGTTCCTGAATATTGTTGGTGGCTGGGTGATTCTGAATGCTGAGAAAAAAGAGGTTCCCCCGCCGAAATGGGTCAAGGCGCTCATCTATATTTCAATTCCCTGGGCGATCAGTATCCATACGGTTACGGCGTTTCTCTACTGCGGTCTTCCAGGACGTCATTACTGGTTGACTGCCATTCTGGCTCCACGCTTCCTGGCCTCAGCTTTTGCGGCCGGTCCTGCCCTGCTGGTTATCTGTGCGTTGATACTTCGACGCTATACTGCATTTGATGCTGGTAAAGAGGCAATCAACAAGTTGGTGACGATCATCACTTATGCCGCGATCCTGAACTTCTTCTTTGTCGGACTTGAACTCTTTGTCGGATATTACAGTAATATTCCGGGACATATGCATACTTTGGATTATCTCTTTTTTGGCCATGAAGATGGTGGAGTTCTTTATGATAATCTGGTTGGGCCGATGCGGTTCTCAATGTTCATCGGCATGGCAGCAACCATTGCCCTGTTGTTCCCGAAAATGCGTGACAGTTACTGCAAAATCGGCTGGCTCTGCGGCGCTATCTTCCTTTCTCTATGGATTGATAAAGGGCTTGGCCTGGTTCTTGGCGGGTTTGTGCCTTCCCCGCTTGACTATTATGTCGAGTACTACCCAACGGCTATTGAGCTAGGCATCACCGCCGCAGTGTGGGCAACAGGCGCCTTTATCCTGACCGTACTTTACAAGGTGGCCATTTCGGTTAAGCTGACCAAAGAAGCATAA
- the cysS gene encoding cysteine--tRNA ligase: MKKYSNILSRIGNTPLVPIQRLNPYKNVLILAKLESFNPGGSVKERIALNMIETAEKSGELTPDKIVLEATSGNTGIGLAMVCAVKGYKCQLVMPESASIERRKIMTAYGAEILLTPAKRATDGAIEQAYAMAREHPDRYFLTDQFNNDANWQTHYQHTGPEIWEQTDGKVTDVVATLGTTGTVMGICRYMAEHHPEVKVTAMEPFLGHKLQGLKNMKESYKPGIFKRNEPFQVINIPDEEAFSKARQLAAREGLFVGMSSGAAMCAALTRAAQIEKGLIVVIFPDGGEKYLSTPLFSAEQVKEEVEVVSRLKFYNTLSKRKELFRPVNPKTVTFYTCGPTAHEPANLGHCRRFIHSDLVSRTLKYRGYEVKFFMNFTDLDDNTIRGAEENGQSVADFTAGYISQFKQDIAALGVLPATEYPKASEHVNRMIDMSRDLVKKGFAYEKHGSIYFDISKFSGYGRLSGIDLSKIQHGKTVDLDDYEKDSPVDFTLLKRSALTELKSGIYFETEWGKMRPGWHIECAAMSCHFLGDTIDIHSSSRDLMFPHHENEIAIAEALSGKPLANFWLHSELVLVEGKKLSRGAGNLITLKDLVAKGYSARQVRYYLLRTHYRKPINFSYRKFDAALASLKRLDEFCIKILCLPPDLPHPEVAAYLTELEERFFAGLDDDLNVSKAFGALFDFAKRVNPILEAGRLDRDQKAYILDALRRINSVLNILKLEECPLAPEIDKLIKEREDARRNGDWVKADGVRDQLASQGIEVIDTAKGTTVWKEKKGGK, translated from the coding sequence ATGAAAAAATACAGCAATATTCTTTCCAGGATCGGCAATACTCCATTAGTCCCTATTCAGAGGCTGAATCCATACAAGAATGTGTTAATTCTTGCGAAGCTTGAGTCATTTAATCCGGGAGGTTCGGTTAAGGAGCGTATTGCTCTCAACATGATCGAGACCGCTGAGAAGAGCGGCGAACTGACGCCGGACAAGATTGTCCTTGAAGCAACCAGCGGCAATACAGGCATCGGTCTGGCGATGGTCTGTGCTGTCAAGGGCTATAAATGTCAGCTGGTCATGCCGGAATCAGCAAGTATTGAACGGCGCAAGATCATGACCGCCTATGGAGCGGAAATTCTTCTCACTCCAGCCAAAAGAGCAACGGATGGAGCGATTGAACAGGCTTACGCCATGGCCCGGGAACACCCTGACCGTTATTTTTTGACTGACCAGTTCAATAACGATGCCAACTGGCAGACCCATTACCAGCATACCGGCCCGGAAATCTGGGAGCAGACCGATGGCAAGGTTACGGATGTTGTTGCAACTCTTGGAACCACAGGCACCGTGATGGGGATCTGCCGTTATATGGCGGAACATCACCCTGAGGTGAAAGTGACCGCCATGGAACCGTTTCTGGGTCATAAGCTTCAGGGTCTGAAGAATATGAAGGAGTCATATAAGCCCGGGATATTCAAGCGAAATGAACCCTTTCAGGTGATCAATATCCCTGATGAAGAGGCTTTTAGTAAGGCCAGACAGTTGGCGGCCAGGGAGGGTTTGTTTGTCGGGATGAGTTCCGGAGCGGCCATGTGTGCCGCTCTGACCAGAGCTGCCCAGATTGAGAAGGGCCTCATAGTTGTTATTTTCCCGGATGGCGGCGAGAAATATCTTTCCACCCCGCTGTTTAGTGCAGAACAGGTCAAGGAGGAGGTGGAGGTTGTATCCCGGCTCAAGTTTTACAATACCCTGTCGAAGCGCAAAGAGCTCTTCAGACCTGTAAATCCCAAAACGGTAACTTTCTACACCTGTGGGCCGACCGCGCATGAGCCGGCCAATCTGGGCCATTGTCGACGCTTTATTCATTCCGATCTTGTGAGTCGCACATTGAAGTACCGTGGCTATGAGGTGAAGTTCTTCATGAATTTCACAGACCTCGACGACAACACCATCAGAGGTGCCGAGGAGAACGGTCAGTCTGTTGCCGATTTCACTGCTGGATATATCAGCCAATTCAAGCAGGATATTGCAGCTTTAGGGGTACTCCCTGCTACCGAATATCCCAAGGCTTCGGAACATGTCAACCGGATGATCGATATGTCCCGTGACCTCGTGAAAAAAGGTTTTGCTTACGAAAAACATGGCTCCATCTATTTTGATATTTCCAAATTTTCCGGGTACGGGAGGCTTTCCGGTATCGATCTCAGCAAGATCCAGCATGGGAAAACCGTTGATCTGGATGATTATGAGAAGGACAGCCCGGTTGATTTTACCCTGCTTAAAAGATCAGCCCTTACTGAGCTGAAGAGCGGAATATATTTTGAAACCGAATGGGGAAAGATGAGACCTGGCTGGCATATTGAGTGTGCGGCGATGTCTTGTCATTTCCTTGGTGATACTATTGATATTCATTCCAGCAGTCGGGATCTGATGTTTCCGCATCATGAGAACGAGATCGCCATTGCCGAGGCACTCAGCGGCAAACCGCTGGCCAATTTCTGGCTGCACAGTGAGCTTGTGCTGGTAGAAGGAAAGAAGTTGAGCCGGGGGGCAGGGAATCTCATTACCCTGAAAGATCTTGTTGCTAAAGGATATTCAGCCCGCCAGGTCCGGTATTATCTGTTACGAACGCATTATCGTAAACCCATCAATTTTTCTTACCGGAAATTTGATGCAGCCTTGGCAAGTTTGAAGAGGCTCGACGAATTCTGCATCAAGATTCTGTGCCTTCCACCTGACTTGCCCCATCCTGAAGTGGCCGCTTATCTGACAGAGCTTGAGGAAAGGTTTTTTGCAGGACTCGATGATGATCTGAACGTCTCAAAGGCTTTTGGAGCCTTGTTTGACTTCGCCAAGAGGGTCAACCCTATTCTGGAAGCAGGGCGGCTTGATCGGGACCAGAAGGCGTATATCCTTGATGCGTTAAGGCGGATCAATTCGGTGCTCAATATTCTGAAACTTGAGGAATGTCCTTTGGCCCCGGAAATTGACAAGCTCATAAAAGAAAGGGAAGATGCCCGCCGGAACGGTGACTGGGTCAAAGCTGACGGGGTTCGCGATCAGCTTGCCAGTCAGGGTATTGAGGTGATTGATACTGCGAAAGGGACGACGGTCTGGAAAGAGAAGAAAGGTGGCAAATAG
- a CDS encoding cytochrome ubiquinol oxidase subunit I → MNYPVWQLDFAGGGLLIALIATLHVYISHFAIGGGLFLVLTEHKGLRENSPSILGYVYKHTRLFVLLTMVLGALTGVGIWFTISVLNPAATSKLIHLFVFAWATEWVFFLVEIISLFIYYKTFNRISNRTHLTIGWIYFAAAFLSLFVINGIVGFMLTPGEWLITGNFWHGFFHPTFWPSLFFRFFLAIMLAGLFGFLTASWSKDDALRTTLVRYCAKWLLAPFVLFLTSAWWYKSALPPDMHELIFKNMPDIQPVIKIFIVCSPLIILGGLGMAIKMPANINRGLAAVMLVLGLFYLGSFEFIRESGRRPYIIHNFMYSNTILKTEIDAVKDAGILHTAKWVDTREIKDENMSKTGRQVFDLLCLSCHSVGGPFNNITSLTQGMKPKGMTFIYESMGNKRAYMPPFIATAKEAEALTHFIFSDLER, encoded by the coding sequence ATGAACTATCCAGTATGGCAACTAGACTTTGCCGGTGGCGGTCTTCTTATTGCCCTGATTGCGACTCTTCATGTCTATATTTCCCATTTCGCGATCGGCGGCGGACTTTTTCTGGTGCTTACGGAACATAAGGGCTTGCGTGAAAACAGTCCAAGTATCCTAGGGTATGTTTATAAACACACCCGACTTTTTGTTCTACTCACCATGGTGCTCGGGGCTTTGACCGGAGTAGGTATCTGGTTCACAATCTCGGTTCTAAATCCGGCCGCAACTTCTAAACTGATCCATCTCTTTGTTTTTGCGTGGGCCACCGAGTGGGTCTTTTTCCTGGTCGAGATCATTTCCTTGTTTATCTATTACAAAACATTCAACCGAATCAGCAACAGGACCCATCTGACCATCGGCTGGATATATTTTGCCGCAGCGTTCTTATCGCTGTTTGTGATCAACGGCATTGTAGGTTTCATGCTTACCCCGGGCGAATGGCTAATCACTGGTAATTTCTGGCACGGTTTTTTTCATCCCACGTTTTGGCCGTCCCTCTTTTTCAGATTCTTTCTCGCCATCATGTTGGCAGGCCTGTTCGGCTTCCTTACCGCTTCATGGTCAAAAGATGATGCTCTGAGAACAACCCTTGTCCGTTATTGCGCCAAGTGGCTTCTGGCCCCCTTTGTTCTCTTTCTCACTTCCGCATGGTGGTACAAAAGCGCCCTGCCCCCGGACATGCACGAATTGATTTTTAAAAACATGCCCGACATCCAACCTGTAATCAAGATTTTCATTGTCTGTTCACCTCTGATTATTCTTGGCGGCCTCGGTATGGCAATTAAGATGCCTGCCAACATCAACCGGGGTCTGGCAGCAGTCATGCTGGTACTCGGCCTCTTTTATCTTGGCTCATTTGAATTCATCCGCGAAAGCGGGCGCAGACCGTATATTATTCATAACTTCATGTACTCAAACACGATTCTGAAAACTGAGATCGATGCAGTAAAAGATGCTGGAATTCTGCATACAGCAAAATGGGTCGATACCCGGGAGATTAAAGACGAAAACATGAGCAAAACAGGCAGACAGGTCTTTGATCTTCTCTGTCTCTCTTGCCATTCCGTCGGTGGTCCGTTCAACAACATCACCTCATTGACCCAAGGCATGAAACCCAAAGGCATGACCTTTATTTATGAGAGTATGGGAAATAAAAGAGCATACATGCCCCCCTTTATCGCTACCGCGAAGGAAGCAGAAGCCCTCACCCATTTTATCTTCAGTGATCTGGAGAGATGA